A single genomic interval of Longimicrobiales bacterium harbors:
- a CDS encoding DUF192 domain-containing protein, with protein MVLSELCHKAVRPTRGAVFGLLELCVLATGCAVADAVPASAPGGTTDAAIVAVSSLDAANFPRAGFAWVILGSDTVVAEVASTGDERAEGLMYRDEVPDGTGMLFVFQDSQPRAFWMANTYVALDIAYMNPSYRVVDIIAMEPLITESYPSSAPAMFALEVRQGWFAEQGITVGAQAHVVFGVQGR; from the coding sequence ATGGTACTTAGTGAACTTTGTCACAAGGCTGTGCGGCCCACTCGTGGGGCCGTTTTTGGGCTCCTCGAGCTTTGCGTCCTGGCGACCGGCTGCGCTGTGGCCGACGCGGTCCCCGCCAGTGCCCCCGGAGGGACTACCGACGCGGCCATAGTAGCCGTCTCCAGCCTCGACGCGGCGAACTTCCCACGGGCCGGGTTCGCATGGGTGATCCTTGGCTCAGACACGGTGGTGGCCGAGGTGGCTTCGACCGGGGACGAGCGAGCCGAAGGGCTGATGTACCGCGACGAGGTCCCCGACGGAACAGGCATGCTGTTCGTCTTTCAAGACAGTCAACCGCGGGCATTCTGGATGGCGAACACATACGTGGCCCTCGACATCGCCTATATGAACCCGTCCTACCGAGTCGTCGACATCATTGCGATGGAACCGTTGATCACGGAGTCCTATCCGAGCAGCGCACCGGCAATGTTCGCTCTTGAAGTGCGACAGGGATGGTTCGCAGAGCAGGGTATCACTGTGGGCGCGCAGGCCCATGTCGTGTTCGGCGTCCAGGGGCGCTGA
- a CDS encoding aminotransferase class V-fold PLP-dependent enzyme: MAERLSCQRDAFQLPRDHHYFNCAYMGPLPRVSEEAGFDAIRKKRVPTRIIPPDSFWETDRLRELYAKLVGAPGPAGVAIQPGVSYGVATAARNLKVGAGENIVITHEQFPGNVYSWRRMAAESGADLRTVEPDEGPERGKSWNERLLESIDARTAVVAVPNVHWTDGTWFDLAAIGARCRDVGAALVVDATQSIGAMEFDFERVQPDVLICATYKWLLGPYSLSLAWFGPRFNDGDPLEETWIARERSNDFQHLVDYQDGYQAGAVRYDMAERSSFFLAPIAATSIDLLLDWQPTRIQDYCEELTREFLGEVGELGYSVEDPAWRSHHLFGLRMPESVDLAALKGSLAERNVSASLRGTALRLAPNLYNDSEDLGVLYDVLKAAVA, from the coding sequence ATGGCCGAGAGACTGAGTTGTCAGCGCGACGCATTCCAGCTCCCACGGGACCACCACTACTTCAACTGTGCGTACATGGGGCCACTCCCACGCGTGTCTGAAGAGGCGGGCTTCGATGCCATCCGGAAGAAGCGAGTCCCGACACGGATTATTCCCCCCGACTCATTCTGGGAGACCGACCGCTTGCGGGAGCTGTACGCGAAACTTGTCGGGGCACCTGGTCCCGCGGGCGTTGCGATCCAGCCGGGGGTCTCTTATGGGGTTGCGACGGCGGCTCGAAATCTTAAGGTCGGTGCCGGTGAGAACATCGTCATCACGCACGAGCAGTTTCCCGGCAACGTCTACTCTTGGCGTCGAATGGCCGCCGAGAGCGGTGCAGATCTCCGTACCGTCGAGCCGGATGAGGGCCCTGAGCGCGGAAAGAGCTGGAACGAGCGCTTGCTCGAGTCGATTGACGCGCGGACGGCGGTCGTCGCCGTTCCGAACGTACACTGGACGGACGGTACCTGGTTTGATCTTGCCGCCATTGGAGCGCGGTGCCGTGATGTCGGAGCCGCGCTCGTTGTCGATGCTACGCAGTCGATCGGTGCGATGGAGTTCGACTTCGAACGTGTCCAGCCGGACGTATTGATCTGCGCCACCTACAAGTGGCTGCTTGGGCCATACTCCCTGTCGCTGGCGTGGTTCGGCCCGCGGTTCAACGACGGCGACCCACTCGAAGAGACGTGGATCGCCCGGGAGCGAAGCAACGATTTTCAGCACCTCGTCGACTATCAGGACGGTTATCAGGCCGGTGCGGTGCGCTACGACATGGCCGAGCGCTCGAGCTTCTTCCTCGCGCCGATCGCCGCTACCTCGATCGACCTTCTTCTCGACTGGCAGCCGACCCGGATTCAGGACTACTGCGAGGAGTTGACGCGGGAATTTCTCGGTGAGGTCGGAGAACTGGGCTATTCGGTGGAGGACCCGGCCTGGCGATCGCATCACCTCTTTGGGCTCAGAATGCCCGAGTCGGTCGACTTGGCCGCGCTCAAGGGTTCACTAGCTGAGAGAAATGTCTCGGCTTCCTTGAGAGGAACGGCCTTGCGCCTCGCTCCGAACCTCTACAATGACAGTGAGGATCTCGGTGTCTTGTACGATGTACTGAAAGCCGCCGTGGCCTGA
- a CDS encoding amidase family protein, with translation MFYNVKCSVPTGLVWFAFLAAVAVSPSGAQAQIDVTGATILELQAAMASGRATSAGITQQYLDRIAAYDQSGPAINAIVWLNGGAVAEAAALDRERATTGPRGPMHGIPVILKDNYNTTDMPTTAGTLALAWNMAAEDAFQVARLREAGAVIVGKANLHELASGITTISSMGGQTLNPYALDRNPGGSSGGTGAAIAASFAAVGWGSDTCGSIRIPAAQNDLVGLRPTKGLSSINGIIPLSHTQDVGGPLARTVRDLAIALDATVGPDPGDLATDILRGRDLPRFTGALDERALRGARIGIFEQYFGSGPEEVEAARLVRAAIERMVELGADTVTVELETLDELITGSGVINYEFKWDLIDYLEAQPDAPVSSLTEMIDRGLIHEALMPRMRARDSGQERDSQEYRAALAKRGPLRAAVEGMMNEHSLDAFVFPTVRTVPALLGEPQRGSSCSLSANTGLPSLSIQAGFTESGLPIGMEMIGRTLEDTRLVAIGYAFEQGTEHRREPWSTPPLVNEKRPGAISVNALPGVPEGIVASGNLVTLNAEVVFASDLGALEYALAISGVAAGDVTGVALRYPQGDGDWQIVHLLSRPGALTSEGTVLLSEPQRRSLNLGDMHMIVLTRQHPFGAAVVALVVGG, from the coding sequence ATGTTTTACAATGTGAAGTGCTCCGTTCCAACGGGCTTGGTGTGGTTTGCGTTCCTCGCAGCCGTGGCTGTCTCCCCGTCCGGGGCGCAGGCTCAGATCGACGTAACTGGTGCGACGATCCTGGAGCTTCAGGCTGCGATGGCCTCCGGCCGGGCGACTTCAGCCGGAATCACACAGCAGTACCTCGATCGTATCGCCGCGTACGATCAGTCTGGCCCCGCGATCAACGCGATCGTCTGGCTGAACGGGGGTGCCGTCGCAGAGGCAGCAGCTCTCGATCGGGAGAGAGCCACAACCGGTCCGCGTGGTCCGATGCACGGGATTCCGGTCATCCTGAAAGACAACTACAACACTACAGACATGCCGACGACGGCCGGGACGCTTGCGCTGGCATGGAACATGGCGGCGGAGGATGCCTTTCAGGTTGCTAGGCTGCGTGAAGCCGGCGCGGTCATCGTTGGGAAGGCGAACCTGCACGAGCTGGCTTCGGGCATCACGACCATTTCGTCGATGGGCGGCCAGACACTCAACCCCTACGCTCTCGACCGCAATCCGGGTGGATCGAGCGGTGGGACGGGCGCGGCCATCGCCGCGAGCTTCGCCGCGGTTGGGTGGGGAAGCGACACGTGTGGCTCAATTCGGATTCCCGCTGCGCAGAACGACCTGGTGGGGCTGCGCCCCACGAAAGGCCTGTCCAGCATTAACGGCATCATCCCGCTATCCCACACTCAGGACGTGGGAGGTCCACTCGCGCGCACCGTTCGGGATCTCGCGATCGCGCTTGATGCCACGGTTGGACCGGATCCCGGCGATCTGGCAACCGACATCCTGCGTGGCAGGGACCTTCCTCGGTTCACGGGCGCCCTCGACGAGAGAGCGCTGCGAGGGGCCCGCATCGGGATTTTTGAGCAATATTTTGGCTCAGGTCCTGAAGAGGTCGAGGCCGCCCGACTGGTAAGAGCGGCGATCGAGCGAATGGTGGAACTGGGCGCGGATACCGTAACGGTGGAATTGGAGACACTCGATGAGCTCATTACCGGGTCCGGTGTCATCAATTACGAGTTCAAGTGGGATCTTATCGACTACCTCGAGGCTCAACCGGATGCGCCCGTTTCCTCTCTCACCGAGATGATCGATCGGGGCCTGATTCACGAGGCGCTAATGCCGCGGATGCGAGCGCGTGATTCTGGCCAGGAACGAGACTCACAAGAGTACCGTGCGGCGCTTGCGAAGCGCGGACCTCTCCGCGCGGCGGTCGAAGGGATGATGAACGAGCACTCCCTCGATGCGTTCGTCTTCCCAACCGTCCGCACGGTGCCCGCTCTGCTCGGAGAGCCTCAGCGCGGGTCGAGTTGCAGCCTTAGTGCGAACACTGGATTGCCCTCACTCAGCATTCAGGCGGGCTTCACCGAGTCGGGACTGCCGATTGGAATGGAAATGATTGGGCGGACTCTGGAAGACACTCGACTGGTGGCTATCGGATACGCTTTCGAGCAGGGGACAGAGCATCGGCGAGAGCCCTGGAGCACACCACCTCTCGTGAATGAAAAGCGGCCAGGTGCCATAAGCGTCAACGCGCTCCCGGGTGTGCCGGAAGGCATCGTTGCATCGGGCAATTTGGTCACCCTAAACGCCGAGGTCGTATTTGCTTCGGACCTCGGGGCCCTGGAATACGCGCTGGCCATTAGTGGTGTGGCGGCTGGCGATGTCACCGGTGTCGCTCTCCGATATCCTCAAGGAGACGGGGACTGGCAGATCGTGCACCTCCTGTCGCGACCGGGAGCCCTCACGTCCGAGGGGACCGTCCTCCTCTCTGAACCTCAGCGCCGCAGTCTCAACCTCGGTGATATGCACATGATTGTCCTCACGCGCCAGCACCCCTTCGGTGCCGCGGTGGTGGCGTTAGTGGTGGGCGGATAG
- a CDS encoding DUF5916 domain-containing protein: MIISAPLSAQEKPGASGLASTVLVNPSQRRSGDRVSSALPSILDSTAELEDIEIDGILNEADWENARVFNGFTQREPVEGGPAENDTEVRVLFGEDAIWIAARMWDSNPDQIDRRMTRRDNMGTYDQFSVHLDPNLDGLTGYNFRVSAANVQGDLYFYNDDKMDQAWNAVWSSAVNVDEQGWTAEIRIPLSQIRYEASDDVQTWGINFHRLRIASNERSYYSLISRTRRGIVSQMGRVDQVRVSRPSRRLELLPYAVSSVTNGPATPGDPFFDGTAGGGRFGVDMSHGLGAAFTLDATINPDFGQVEADPAVINLSAFETFFPEQRPFFVEDARVFDFGLSGGKNSLFYSRRIGRSPHGRAPSDVLFSDIPDNATILGAAKLAGRTSEGLSLGALAAVTGKEYGQGLYENGSEGDFLVEPRTTFGVLSIGQDFNEGITQFRGLGSFMKRDLPSDGSFNNLSSSAFDVGARFEHQWADRDWAVWAFFAGSYVRGSEEAMYRVQTASTHYLQRPDATRFNLDPDATSLAGRDWRVQLEKRNGQHWTGSIWAAEVSKAFEVNDIGFSTNAERLDGGFRFGYREIQPGSLLRNYNLTVSSFHNWSHEALDNTWSIDSWHNARTNGNYSLNANGQFLNYWNIRGTFRYQPQKMSRRATRGGPMMVGPASTAWNFKVNSDRRKAFNAGLTVDQSWEAIGAGSRRQIGVDMNLRPSDNVSLRLNPRYEIASASAQYVTSTNTLPYAPTYDRRYLFSDLDRTTVAMETRLEWTFTPALSLQLFAQPLLSSGDYTQYKQLELSQSYDFTDFEPGVATTQTTGVMCSTEICEVDGTQHVDFDGDGQTDYSFGDRDFNVQSLVGNAVVRWEYRPGSTIFVVWQRNQAASASNGDFNFEDDIGTLFGAPAVNRFIIKVNYWLGL, translated from the coding sequence TTGATCATTTCGGCGCCCCTGTCCGCGCAGGAGAAGCCGGGTGCGAGCGGCCTCGCTTCGACGGTGTTGGTGAACCCTTCTCAGAGGCGCTCGGGTGACCGAGTCTCCTCTGCCCTTCCCTCGATTCTTGACTCCACCGCGGAACTGGAGGACATCGAGATCGATGGCATCCTGAACGAGGCAGACTGGGAGAACGCACGGGTCTTCAACGGCTTCACTCAACGGGAGCCCGTTGAGGGTGGTCCGGCTGAGAATGACACTGAGGTGCGAGTTCTCTTCGGCGAGGATGCGATCTGGATCGCCGCCCGGATGTGGGACTCGAATCCCGATCAGATCGATCGCAGGATGACCCGTCGTGACAACATGGGCACGTACGACCAGTTCAGCGTGCACCTCGATCCGAATCTGGATGGCTTGACCGGCTATAATTTTCGCGTCTCGGCGGCAAACGTGCAGGGCGATCTGTACTTCTATAATGATGACAAGATGGACCAAGCGTGGAATGCGGTCTGGTCTTCAGCCGTGAATGTCGATGAGCAGGGTTGGACCGCTGAGATCCGGATTCCACTGTCGCAGATCCGGTACGAAGCGTCCGATGATGTGCAGACCTGGGGCATCAACTTCCACCGCCTTCGGATCGCATCGAATGAGCGGAGCTACTACTCCCTGATCTCCCGGACCCGCCGTGGGATCGTGAGTCAGATGGGTCGCGTGGATCAGGTCCGGGTGTCTCGTCCCTCCCGACGTCTCGAGTTGCTTCCCTATGCGGTCAGCAGCGTGACGAATGGTCCGGCCACACCGGGCGATCCGTTCTTCGACGGTACTGCGGGCGGCGGTCGCTTCGGAGTGGACATGAGCCACGGCCTTGGAGCGGCCTTCACCCTCGACGCAACCATCAACCCGGATTTCGGCCAGGTCGAAGCGGACCCGGCGGTCATCAACCTCTCGGCGTTCGAGACCTTTTTCCCCGAACAGCGTCCGTTCTTCGTCGAGGACGCCCGGGTCTTTGACTTCGGTCTCTCGGGTGGGAAGAACTCCCTGTTCTACAGCCGTCGAATAGGCCGTTCGCCTCACGGACGCGCGCCATCGGATGTCTTGTTCTCTGACATCCCTGACAACGCGACGATTCTCGGGGCGGCGAAGCTCGCTGGTCGGACGTCCGAGGGACTCTCTCTAGGCGCCTTGGCAGCTGTGACGGGTAAAGAATACGGGCAGGGTCTTTATGAGAACGGCTCGGAGGGTGACTTCTTGGTCGAGCCCCGGACGACGTTTGGTGTTCTGAGTATTGGCCAAGACTTCAATGAAGGGATCACCCAGTTCCGTGGCCTTGGCTCCTTTATGAAGCGCGACCTGCCTTCGGACGGCTCATTCAACAACCTCAGTTCGAGCGCCTTTGATGTCGGAGCGCGCTTCGAACATCAGTGGGCCGACCGCGACTGGGCCGTGTGGGCATTCTTTGCAGGGAGCTACGTGCGCGGGTCCGAAGAGGCGATGTACAGGGTCCAGACCGCTTCGACGCACTACCTGCAGCGACCGGACGCCACGCGCTTCAATCTTGATCCGGACGCCACCTCTCTGGCTGGCCGCGACTGGCGCGTTCAGTTGGAAAAGCGCAACGGCCAGCACTGGACCGGATCAATTTGGGCCGCCGAGGTCTCGAAGGCCTTTGAAGTCAATGACATCGGGTTCTCCACGAACGCTGAGCGACTCGATGGTGGTTTCCGCTTTGGCTACCGAGAAATTCAGCCGGGAAGCTTGCTTCGGAACTACAACCTTACGGTTAGCAGTTTCCATAACTGGAGTCACGAAGCCCTCGACAACACATGGTCGATTGACTCCTGGCACAATGCCCGGACCAACGGGAACTACTCGCTCAACGCAAATGGGCAGTTCCTCAACTACTGGAACATCCGTGGAACCTTCCGCTACCAGCCTCAGAAGATGAGCCGCCGCGCCACGCGAGGTGGGCCCATGATGGTCGGGCCAGCGTCAACAGCCTGGAACTTCAAAGTCAATTCTGATCGCAGAAAAGCCTTTAACGCGGGCCTCACTGTTGATCAGAGCTGGGAGGCCATCGGTGCCGGAAGTAGGCGGCAGATCGGGGTCGACATGAATCTCCGCCCCTCCGACAATGTCTCCCTACGACTGAACCCCCGATACGAAATAGCGAGCGCGAGCGCGCAGTACGTCACGTCGACGAACACGTTGCCGTACGCCCCCACCTACGACCGGCGATACCTCTTTTCCGATCTCGACCGTACAACGGTCGCGATGGAGACACGACTGGAGTGGACCTTTACCCCAGCCCTGTCACTCCAGCTCTTCGCCCAGCCCCTGCTTTCCTCTGGTGACTACACCCAGTACAAGCAGCTTGAGCTCTCCCAGAGCTACGACTTTACCGACTTCGAGCCAGGCGTTGCGACTACGCAGACGACCGGTGTGATGTGCTCGACTGAGATCTGCGAGGTCGACGGAACCCAGCACGTCGACTTCGATGGGGATGGGCAAACGGACTATTCGTTCGGTGACAGGGATTTCAATGTCCAGTCGCTCGTGGGCAACGCGGTTGTTAGATGGGAGTACCGACCCGGTTCCACCATCTTTGTTGTCTGGCAGCGGAACCAGGCGGCAAGCGCCTCCAATGGCGATTTCAATTTTGAGGACGACATCGGGACCCTGTTCGGCGCACCGGCGGTGAATCGCTTCATCATCAAGGTGAACTACTGGTTGGGGCTGTAG
- a CDS encoding TRAP transporter fused permease subunit has product MNDQRGKITAAVIACASGLAAIFHMYAAGFSPFTALIQRPVHLALMATLGFLGVGVQRKIRRGRSEETRPDAETGGKLPLTTVERLQLGWSWVLVGLAIMVCAYLALENQELVGRSGSPTSTDLWMGAIAILLVLELARRATGWGLITVCLLALGYAFAGPHLPGFLAHKGYGAVRLIEHLYLSTEGIWGIPLQVSADFVYLFVLFGAVLETAGGGALLIAMANRIAGKTRGGPAKTAAVASAFMGSLSGSAVANVVTTGTFTIPLMKRAGFRPFFAGAIEAAASTGGQLMPPVMGAGAFILATWTNIPYLQVAAAAIIPAILYYTALLAAIHFRAGLMGIEPAEDDASESIVDRLHLLLPLIIIVLLLGMGRSPMRAAFWGVTSALIMAAVRPSTRPSLTQMQEIMERAGRGAVQVAAACAAAGIVVGVASLTGIGLRMSELIITLSGGQLFPALLLTALGSVVLGMGLPTTAAYVVLAALGAPALVDLGVPLLSAHLFIFYFGCISNVTPPVSLAAFAAAGIAGSPPIKTALYAAMLAGAGFIVPFMFVYGPELLLDGSLLGILLATVTAVIGVTTLAAGGVGFARTHLLVWERALAVMAATLLVYPGFVTDVAGLIGVGLVFFRTEKGQVATWTRWVGGALSAGVVASFFMLNPPTGSTRDGSAPEVAAAPTRGGGPQEFLSLGTAGTGGIYYPLGGAIASRLSIADPDRQFTAEVSGGSVENVNRLGSGQMDLAMAIASTVYQAQKGEGDFTTAISGLRAIAPLYANMTHIIVPASSSAQTVSDFAGMRVSVGAAGSGTEQLARHVLSAHDLTYDDIEPRFLSFAESSAALRDGAIDAAIISVGFPASSVLEATTTGSMRLLSIEDDVLAAMLVEHPYYVPGEIPAGAYPGVEAVVQSLAVMNWVISMEALDDEVVLTLLNIFDTDRVSLEKVHDMAKQIDLEGLISAPIPLHAAAVRWLSQR; this is encoded by the coding sequence GTGAATGATCAGCGTGGAAAAATCACCGCAGCAGTAATCGCGTGTGCGTCCGGATTAGCCGCAATCTTCCATATGTATGCGGCGGGCTTCTCGCCGTTTACGGCGCTGATCCAGCGCCCTGTGCATCTCGCTCTGATGGCCACGCTCGGCTTTCTCGGCGTTGGCGTGCAGCGAAAAATAAGGCGGGGCCGGTCCGAAGAGACCCGGCCGGATGCGGAGACAGGGGGTAAGCTGCCGCTGACGACCGTCGAGCGACTTCAGCTCGGATGGAGCTGGGTGCTGGTCGGTCTGGCGATCATGGTCTGTGCCTACCTGGCACTCGAGAATCAGGAGCTTGTTGGGCGCTCGGGGAGTCCGACGTCCACCGATCTGTGGATGGGTGCGATAGCGATTCTTCTCGTGCTGGAGCTCGCGCGCCGGGCGACCGGCTGGGGCCTCATCACGGTGTGTTTGCTTGCTCTCGGCTACGCATTCGCGGGGCCACACCTGCCGGGGTTCTTGGCTCACAAGGGCTATGGGGCAGTCCGACTGATCGAGCATCTGTACCTCTCTACCGAGGGCATTTGGGGAATTCCTCTCCAGGTGTCTGCAGACTTTGTGTACCTCTTCGTTCTTTTCGGGGCGGTACTCGAGACGGCTGGTGGTGGCGCATTGCTCATCGCCATGGCCAACCGGATTGCAGGGAAGACCCGTGGTGGGCCCGCCAAGACGGCCGCGGTCGCGAGCGCCTTCATGGGTTCGTTGTCCGGGAGTGCCGTAGCCAACGTTGTGACGACCGGAACGTTTACGATCCCGCTCATGAAGCGGGCGGGCTTCCGACCGTTCTTTGCGGGTGCTATCGAGGCGGCGGCCAGCACGGGCGGCCAGCTCATGCCGCCTGTGATGGGTGCAGGGGCGTTCATCCTCGCGACCTGGACGAACATTCCGTATCTGCAGGTCGCAGCGGCCGCGATCATTCCGGCCATCCTCTACTATACGGCTCTTCTGGCAGCGATCCACTTCCGTGCTGGCCTCATGGGTATCGAGCCTGCGGAGGATGATGCGTCGGAGTCGATCGTGGATCGCCTCCACCTGCTGTTGCCCCTGATCATCATCGTGCTGCTGCTCGGGATGGGGCGCTCACCTATGCGTGCCGCGTTCTGGGGTGTCACGTCCGCGCTCATCATGGCTGCCGTCAGGCCGTCGACCCGTCCGTCGCTGACGCAGATGCAGGAGATCATGGAGCGGGCGGGGCGGGGCGCTGTCCAGGTGGCTGCTGCGTGTGCCGCTGCAGGGATCGTTGTGGGTGTGGCTTCGCTGACGGGGATCGGACTCAGAATGTCCGAACTCATCATCACATTGTCGGGCGGCCAACTCTTCCCCGCACTCCTTCTCACCGCGCTCGGGTCCGTCGTACTAGGCATGGGACTGCCCACGACTGCTGCATATGTGGTGTTGGCCGCGCTCGGCGCGCCCGCGCTGGTCGATCTCGGCGTGCCCCTTCTCTCTGCGCACCTCTTCATTTTCTACTTCGGCTGCATCTCGAACGTGACGCCCCCGGTTTCGCTCGCAGCTTTTGCTGCGGCAGGAATTGCAGGGTCGCCACCAATCAAGACGGCACTCTATGCAGCGATGCTCGCCGGCGCCGGGTTCATCGTGCCCTTCATGTTCGTCTACGGGCCGGAGCTTCTCCTGGACGGCTCGCTCCTTGGTATCCTCCTTGCGACCGTGACGGCTGTGATCGGAGTCACCACGTTGGCAGCGGGAGGGGTGGGGTTCGCGCGGACCCATTTGTTGGTCTGGGAACGAGCTCTCGCGGTGATGGCAGCCACCCTTCTCGTCTATCCGGGTTTCGTGACTGATGTGGCTGGACTCATCGGCGTAGGGCTCGTCTTCTTTCGGACGGAGAAAGGCCAGGTAGCGACGTGGACTCGCTGGGTTGGAGGGGCTCTTTCTGCCGGCGTAGTTGCGAGCTTCTTTATGCTGAACCCACCCACTGGCTCGACCAGAGACGGTTCCGCCCCTGAGGTCGCTGCTGCCCCCACGCGTGGAGGTGGTCCACAGGAGTTCCTGTCGCTGGGCACGGCCGGAACCGGCGGAATCTATTATCCGCTGGGCGGCGCGATCGCGAGCCGCTTGTCGATCGCTGATCCCGATCGCCAGTTCACCGCCGAGGTGAGCGGCGGTTCGGTGGAGAACGTGAACCGGCTCGGGTCAGGTCAGATGGATCTCGCCATGGCGATCGCGTCGACGGTCTATCAGGCACAGAAGGGTGAGGGTGATTTCACAACGGCGATCTCGGGGCTTCGGGCGATCGCACCTCTTTATGCGAACATGACACACATCATCGTTCCGGCTTCGTCGTCGGCGCAGACGGTGTCCGACTTCGCCGGGATGCGTGTGTCTGTCGGAGCGGCTGGGAGTGGGACAGAGCAGCTGGCGCGGCATGTGCTGTCGGCGCACGACCTGACCTACGATGACATCGAACCGCGCTTTCTTTCCTTTGCGGAATCCTCTGCGGCCTTGCGAGACGGTGCAATCGACGCGGCGATCATCTCGGTCGGGTTCCCAGCCTCTTCCGTTCTCGAGGCGACGACGACCGGGAGCATGCGGCTGCTCTCGATTGAGGACGACGTTCTTGCCGCAATGCTCGTTGAACACCCGTATTATGTCCCCGGAGAGATCCCGGCGGGCGCCTACCCAGGAGTCGAGGCGGTCGTTCAGTCGCTCGCGGTCATGAACTGGGTGATCTCAATGGAGGCGCTGGACGATGAGGTGGTCCTGACACTGCTCAACATCTTTGACACGGATCGTGTATCCTTGGAAAAGGTCCACGACATGGCGAAGCAGATCGATCTGGAAGGTCTTATCAGTGCTCCGATTCCGCTTCATGCGGCCGCTGTGCGTTGGCTCTCGCAGCGATAA
- a CDS encoding YIP1 family protein, with the protein MDERIEDATGGRVESHSATEADAAPASTLPSLPARLASVFVSPANLMQQLAKEPKWIGALLVGAFVVGLSMALVPVDIILEAQRQAALDAGREMPEMPQAALTLMRIVIPATSVIMTAVMSFVFAGVYTVVFAFILGDEGTYKQYLAVISHAWFIAVLFGLVVTPLRISQGDVQLTLNLGSLLPFLPDGYFSNLFRLLDLTQIWASLVIAQGIHAIDRRRSFASAATILLVLLVGVSAIMANFI; encoded by the coding sequence ATGGATGAGAGAATCGAAGACGCCACAGGTGGTCGGGTTGAATCCCATTCTGCTACCGAGGCCGACGCTGCTCCCGCATCAACCCTTCCGAGTCTGCCCGCTCGGCTGGCATCCGTTTTTGTCAGCCCCGCCAACCTCATGCAGCAGCTGGCCAAGGAGCCCAAGTGGATCGGAGCCCTGCTGGTCGGGGCGTTCGTAGTTGGCCTGTCCATGGCGCTGGTACCTGTGGACATCATCCTGGAGGCCCAGCGCCAGGCCGCCCTCGACGCCGGGCGAGAGATGCCAGAGATGCCGCAGGCTGCACTCACCTTGATGCGCATCGTGATTCCGGCCACCTCGGTGATCATGACCGCGGTCATGTCCTTCGTATTCGCGGGTGTCTACACAGTGGTCTTCGCGTTTATCCTCGGCGATGAAGGCACGTATAAGCAGTACCTTGCGGTGATATCTCATGCGTGGTTCATTGCCGTTCTGTTCGGCTTGGTGGTCACTCCGCTACGCATTTCCCAAGGTGATGTGCAGCTGACGCTCAACCTTGGGAGCTTGCTCCCCTTCCTGCCGGACGGCTACTTCAGCAACCTGTTCCGACTTCTCGACCTCACGCAGATATGGGCCTCGCTCGTTATCGCTCAGGGCATTCACGCCATCGATCGCCGACGCAGCTTCGCGAGCGCCGCCACGATACTGCTTGTGTTGCTGGTAGGTGTGTCAGCGATCATGGCAAACTTCATATAG